The Triticum dicoccoides isolate Atlit2015 ecotype Zavitan chromosome 6A, WEW_v2.0, whole genome shotgun sequence genome has a window encoding:
- the LOC119314782 gene encoding uncharacterized protein LOC119314782, with protein sequence MAKGKGKADGDGCSRERTISWADDQTKFMLDWCIEYMKEQHAEFRFRKHHLIKCADALNRKFSMGVTIAQVDRYRHFRHYKENWKYIAAAISKSGNVFDDIRCVITISESEKSCLNDRARRLLSKPIKFYYEMQELFTGTSADGSLAMDHHTCTIDSDDSDNDEGLYDLNCYPQYEGPFEEDSDTLPTTHGPKRPPVHVGADNSSSSTSRVGTKRPRGSRSPSKKRQNIKSRFAESAEEINSTLKSLQQSLAAPAPQMPQVIDPYASLWHRLEVLPITMDQRITVGMHLSSKENEGLHGWLCCASDKTFETWVWKFFDKYDV encoded by the exons ATGGCTAAGGGGAAGGGGAAGGCTGATGGTGATGGGTGCTCTCGTGAGAGGACCATTTCCTGGGCTGATGATCAGACCAAGTTTATGTTGGATTGGTGCATTGAATACATGAAGGAACAACATGCAGAATTTAGGTTCAGGAAGCATCATCTCATTAAGTGTGCTGATGCTTTAAATAGGAAATTTTCTATGGGGGTCACAATTGCTCAAGTTGATCGATACCGACACTTCAGACACTACAAAGAAAATTGGAAGTACATTGCTGCAGCAATTAGCAAGAGTGGCAACGTTTTCGATGATATTAGATGTGTGATAACCATTTCCGAGTCTGAAAAGTCTTGCCTCAAT GATAGAGCAAGGCGCTTGCTTTCTAAGCCCATCAAGTTCTACTATGAGATGCAAGAGCTATTCACAGGCACTAGTGCTGATGGTTCTTTGGCCATGGATCATCATACATGCACAATTGATTCTGATGACTCGGATAATGATGAAGGGTTGTATGACCTTAACTGCTATCCACAATATGAGGGCCCTTTTGAGGAGGATTCTGACACTTTGCCAACAACACATGGCCCTAAAAGACCTCCAGTTCATGTCGGTGCTGATAATTCCTCATCTAGCACTAGCCGAGTTGGTACGAAGCGCCCAAGAGGTAGCAGGTCACCTAGTAAGAAGCGACAAAATATCAAGAGTCGTTTCGCGGAGTCTGCTGAAGAAATCAACTCTACATTGAAGTCACTCCAGCAATCTCTTGCTGCCCCTGCTCCTCAAATGCCCCAAGTAATTGATCCATATGCTAGTTTATGGCATAGGTTGGAGGTACTCCCAATTACCATGGATCAAAGAATTACTGTTGGTATGCACTTGTCTAGcaaggaaaatgaaggtttgcatgGTTGGTTATGTTGTGCAAGTGACAAAACTTTTGAAACTTGGGTTTGGAAGTTCTTTGACAAATATGATGTTTAG